A portion of the Tamandua tetradactyla isolate mTamTet1 chromosome 16, mTamTet1.pri, whole genome shotgun sequence genome contains these proteins:
- the ELMO3 gene encoding engulfment and cell motility protein 3 isoform X2, protein MEIKNGSILCLSTAPDLEAERLLSGLQSGSREGRRGALRHLVLLASDLTFAQEVISRDGLQRLGTIIEDGDDLGEVLALGLRAFTELMEHGVVSWETLSIPFVRKVVCYVNMNLMDASVQPLALGLLENVVLSSPALGQLVKGEVPLDRLLVHLQVMNQQLQTKAMALLTALLQGASLAERKHMLDYLWQRNFRQFIHKNIIHSATPLGDEMAHHLYVLQALMLGLLEPRMRTPLDPYSQEQREQLQALRQAAFESEGEPLGTGPSADRRRSLCAREFHKLGFSNSNPAQDLERVPPGLLALDNMLYFSKHAPSAYSRFVLENSSREDKHECPFARSSIQLTVLLCELLRIGEPCSETAQDFSPMFFGQDQSFHELFCVGIQLLNKTWKEMRATQEDFDKVMQVVREQLARTLALKPTSLELFRTKVNTLTYGEVLRLRQTERLHQEGTLAPPILELREKLKPELLGLIRQQRLLRLCEGTRFHKISSRRRQDKLWFCCLSPNHKVLQYGDVEEGTGPPAPESLAEQLPVADIRALLTGRDCPHVREKGSGKQNKDLCELAFSVSYSCGEEEVYLNFIAPSKREFYLWTDGLSALLGSPMGSEQTRLDLEQLLTMETKLRLLELENVPIPEQPPPVPPPPTNFNFCYDCSIAEP, encoded by the exons ATGGAGATCAAGAATGGCAGCATCCTGTGCCTCAGCACGGCCCCC GACCTTGAGGCTGAGCGGCTACTGAGTGGGCTGCAGAGCGGGAGTCGTGAAGGGCGCCGGGGGGCCCTGCGGCACCTCGTCCTACTGGCCTCAGACCTGACTTTTGCCCAGGAGGTCATCAGTCGTGATGGGCTTCAGAGGCTAGGCACCATCATTGAGGATGGGGATGA TCTAGGGGAGGTGCTGGCCCTCGGGCTGCGAGCCTTCACAGAGCTCATGGAGCATGGCGTGGTGTCCTGGGAGACGCTCAGCATCCCCTTTGTCAGGAAG GTGGTGTGCTATGTGAACATGAACCTGATGGATGCGTCTGTGCAGCCTCTGGCCCTCGGGCTGCTGGAGAATGTGGTCTTAAGCAGCCctgccctgggccagctggtCAAGGGCGAGGTGCCACTAGACAGACTGCTGGTACACCTACAAGT GATGAACCAGCAGTTGCAAACCAAGGCCATGGCACTGCTTACAGCCTTGTTGCAGGGGGCCAGCCTTGCAGAGCGTAAA CACATGCTTGACTACCTATGGCAGAGAAACTTCCGCCAGTTCATCCATAAG AACATCATCCACAGTGCCACACCACTGGGGGACGAGATGGCTCATCACTTGTACGTACTTCAGGCCCTGATGCTGGGGCTGCTGGAGCCACGTATGCGGACACCACTAGACCCCTACAGCCAG GAGCAACGAGAGCAGCTGCAGGCCCTGCGCCAGGCTGCCTTTGAGTCAGAGGGAGAGCCCCTGGGCACTGGGCCGAGTGCCGATCGTCGCCGTTCCCTCTGTGCTCGCGAGTTCCACAAGCTGGGCTTCTCC AACAGCAATCCGGCGCAGGACCTGGAGCGCGTGCCCCCTGGCCTCCTAGCTCTGGACAACATGCTGTACTTCTCCAAGCATGCACCCAGCGCATACAGCCGG ttTGTGTTAGAGAATAGCAGCCGTGAGGACAAGCATGAGTGCCCCTTTGCCCGGAGCAGCATCCAGCTGACAGTGCTCCTGTGTGAACTGCTCCGGATTGGTGAACCCT GCTCCGAGACGGCTCAGGACTTTTCGCCCATGTTCTTTGGCCAAGACCAGAGCTTCCATGAGCTCTTCTGCGTGGGCATCCAGTTGCTGAATAAGACCTGGAAGGAGATGCGGGCTACGCAGGAGGACTTTGACaag GTCATGCAGGTGGTGCGGGAGCAGCTGGCCCGTACCCTGGCCCTGAAGCCCACCTCCCTGGAGCTCTTCCGAACCAAGGTGAACACGCTCACCTATGGGGAGGTGCTGCGGCTGAGGCAGACTGAGCGGCTGCATCAGGAGGGCACACTGGCTCCTCCCATACT GGAACTGCGGGAGAAGCTGAAGCCAGAGCTCCTGGGTCTGATCCGCCAGCAGCGCTTGCTCCGCCTCTGCGAGGGGACACGCTTCCACAAGATCAGCAGCCGGAGGCGCCAAG ACAAGCTGTGGTTCTGCTGCTTGTCCCCCAACCACAAAGTGCTACAGTATGGGGATGTGGAGGAGGGCACAGGCCCGCCAGCCCCTGAGAGCCTGGCTGAGCAGC TCCCCGTGGCTGACATCAGGGCACTGCTGACAGGCAGGGACTGCCCCCATGTCCGGGAGAAGGGCTCTGGGAAACAGAACAAG GACCTCTGCGAGTTGGCTTTCTCAGTCAGCTACAGCTGTGGGGAGGAGGAGGTCTACCTCAACTTCATTGCCCCCTCCAAGCGGGAG TTCTACCTGTGGACAGATGGGCTGAGTGCCCTGCTGGGCAGCCCCATGGGCAGCGAGCAGACCCGGCTGGACCTCGAGCAGCTGCTGACCATGGAGACCAAGCTGCGGTTGCTGGAGTTGGAGAATGTGCCCATCCCTGAGCAGCCGCCTcctgtgcccccaccccccaccaactTTAACTTCTGCTATGACTGCAGCATTGCCGAGCCTTGA
- the ELMO3 gene encoding engulfment and cell motility protein 3 isoform X1, whose amino-acid sequence MAPPRNVVKIAVQMHDAIPQLIQLDQAKPLATVLKEVCDAWSLTHSERYALQFAEGSRRYITENNRMEIKNGSILCLSTAPDLEAERLLSGLQSGSREGRRGALRHLVLLASDLTFAQEVISRDGLQRLGTIIEDGDDLGEVLALGLRAFTELMEHGVVSWETLSIPFVRKVVCYVNMNLMDASVQPLALGLLENVVLSSPALGQLVKGEVPLDRLLVHLQVMNQQLQTKAMALLTALLQGASLAERKHMLDYLWQRNFRQFIHKNIIHSATPLGDEMAHHLYVLQALMLGLLEPRMRTPLDPYSQEQREQLQALRQAAFESEGEPLGTGPSADRRRSLCAREFHKLGFSNSNPAQDLERVPPGLLALDNMLYFSKHAPSAYSRFVLENSSREDKHECPFARSSIQLTVLLCELLRIGEPCSETAQDFSPMFFGQDQSFHELFCVGIQLLNKTWKEMRATQEDFDKVMQVVREQLARTLALKPTSLELFRTKVNTLTYGEVLRLRQTERLHQEGTLAPPILELREKLKPELLGLIRQQRLLRLCEGTRFHKISSRRRQDKLWFCCLSPNHKVLQYGDVEEGTGPPAPESLAEQLPVADIRALLTGRDCPHVREKGSGKQNKDLCELAFSVSYSCGEEEVYLNFIAPSKREFYLWTDGLSALLGSPMGSEQTRLDLEQLLTMETKLRLLELENVPIPEQPPPVPPPPTNFNFCYDCSIAEP is encoded by the exons ATGGCACCCCCAAGGAATGTGGTGAAGATCGCTGTCCAGATGCATGACGCCATCCCACAGCTCATCCAGCTGGACCAG GCGAAGCCGCTGGCCACTGTGCTGAAGGAGGTGTGCGACGC GTGGAGCCTGACTCACTCGGAGCGCTATGCCCTGCAGTTCGCCGAGGGGTCGAGGAGATACATCACTGAGAAT AATCGCATGGAGATCAAGAATGGCAGCATCCTGTGCCTCAGCACGGCCCCC GACCTTGAGGCTGAGCGGCTACTGAGTGGGCTGCAGAGCGGGAGTCGTGAAGGGCGCCGGGGGGCCCTGCGGCACCTCGTCCTACTGGCCTCAGACCTGACTTTTGCCCAGGAGGTCATCAGTCGTGATGGGCTTCAGAGGCTAGGCACCATCATTGAGGATGGGGATGA TCTAGGGGAGGTGCTGGCCCTCGGGCTGCGAGCCTTCACAGAGCTCATGGAGCATGGCGTGGTGTCCTGGGAGACGCTCAGCATCCCCTTTGTCAGGAAG GTGGTGTGCTATGTGAACATGAACCTGATGGATGCGTCTGTGCAGCCTCTGGCCCTCGGGCTGCTGGAGAATGTGGTCTTAAGCAGCCctgccctgggccagctggtCAAGGGCGAGGTGCCACTAGACAGACTGCTGGTACACCTACAAGT GATGAACCAGCAGTTGCAAACCAAGGCCATGGCACTGCTTACAGCCTTGTTGCAGGGGGCCAGCCTTGCAGAGCGTAAA CACATGCTTGACTACCTATGGCAGAGAAACTTCCGCCAGTTCATCCATAAG AACATCATCCACAGTGCCACACCACTGGGGGACGAGATGGCTCATCACTTGTACGTACTTCAGGCCCTGATGCTGGGGCTGCTGGAGCCACGTATGCGGACACCACTAGACCCCTACAGCCAG GAGCAACGAGAGCAGCTGCAGGCCCTGCGCCAGGCTGCCTTTGAGTCAGAGGGAGAGCCCCTGGGCACTGGGCCGAGTGCCGATCGTCGCCGTTCCCTCTGTGCTCGCGAGTTCCACAAGCTGGGCTTCTCC AACAGCAATCCGGCGCAGGACCTGGAGCGCGTGCCCCCTGGCCTCCTAGCTCTGGACAACATGCTGTACTTCTCCAAGCATGCACCCAGCGCATACAGCCGG ttTGTGTTAGAGAATAGCAGCCGTGAGGACAAGCATGAGTGCCCCTTTGCCCGGAGCAGCATCCAGCTGACAGTGCTCCTGTGTGAACTGCTCCGGATTGGTGAACCCT GCTCCGAGACGGCTCAGGACTTTTCGCCCATGTTCTTTGGCCAAGACCAGAGCTTCCATGAGCTCTTCTGCGTGGGCATCCAGTTGCTGAATAAGACCTGGAAGGAGATGCGGGCTACGCAGGAGGACTTTGACaag GTCATGCAGGTGGTGCGGGAGCAGCTGGCCCGTACCCTGGCCCTGAAGCCCACCTCCCTGGAGCTCTTCCGAACCAAGGTGAACACGCTCACCTATGGGGAGGTGCTGCGGCTGAGGCAGACTGAGCGGCTGCATCAGGAGGGCACACTGGCTCCTCCCATACT GGAACTGCGGGAGAAGCTGAAGCCAGAGCTCCTGGGTCTGATCCGCCAGCAGCGCTTGCTCCGCCTCTGCGAGGGGACACGCTTCCACAAGATCAGCAGCCGGAGGCGCCAAG ACAAGCTGTGGTTCTGCTGCTTGTCCCCCAACCACAAAGTGCTACAGTATGGGGATGTGGAGGAGGGCACAGGCCCGCCAGCCCCTGAGAGCCTGGCTGAGCAGC TCCCCGTGGCTGACATCAGGGCACTGCTGACAGGCAGGGACTGCCCCCATGTCCGGGAGAAGGGCTCTGGGAAACAGAACAAG GACCTCTGCGAGTTGGCTTTCTCAGTCAGCTACAGCTGTGGGGAGGAGGAGGTCTACCTCAACTTCATTGCCCCCTCCAAGCGGGAG TTCTACCTGTGGACAGATGGGCTGAGTGCCCTGCTGGGCAGCCCCATGGGCAGCGAGCAGACCCGGCTGGACCTCGAGCAGCTGCTGACCATGGAGACCAAGCTGCGGTTGCTGGAGTTGGAGAATGTGCCCATCCCTGAGCAGCCGCCTcctgtgcccccaccccccaccaactTTAACTTCTGCTATGACTGCAGCATTGCCGAGCCTTGA
- the ELMO3 gene encoding engulfment and cell motility protein 3 isoform X3 has product MNLMDASVQPLALGLLENVVLSSPALGQLVKGEVPLDRLLVHLQVMNQQLQTKAMALLTALLQGASLAERKHMLDYLWQRNFRQFIHKNIIHSATPLGDEMAHHLYVLQALMLGLLEPRMRTPLDPYSQEQREQLQALRQAAFESEGEPLGTGPSADRRRSLCAREFHKLGFSNSNPAQDLERVPPGLLALDNMLYFSKHAPSAYSRFVLENSSREDKHECPFARSSIQLTVLLCELLRIGEPCSETAQDFSPMFFGQDQSFHELFCVGIQLLNKTWKEMRATQEDFDKVMQVVREQLARTLALKPTSLELFRTKVNTLTYGEVLRLRQTERLHQEGTLAPPILELREKLKPELLGLIRQQRLLRLCEGTRFHKISSRRRQDKLWFCCLSPNHKVLQYGDVEEGTGPPAPESLAEQLPVADIRALLTGRDCPHVREKGSGKQNKDLCELAFSVSYSCGEEEVYLNFIAPSKREFYLWTDGLSALLGSPMGSEQTRLDLEQLLTMETKLRLLELENVPIPEQPPPVPPPPTNFNFCYDCSIAEP; this is encoded by the exons ATGAACCTGATGGATGCGTCTGTGCAGCCTCTGGCCCTCGGGCTGCTGGAGAATGTGGTCTTAAGCAGCCctgccctgggccagctggtCAAGGGCGAGGTGCCACTAGACAGACTGCTGGTACACCTACAAGT GATGAACCAGCAGTTGCAAACCAAGGCCATGGCACTGCTTACAGCCTTGTTGCAGGGGGCCAGCCTTGCAGAGCGTAAA CACATGCTTGACTACCTATGGCAGAGAAACTTCCGCCAGTTCATCCATAAG AACATCATCCACAGTGCCACACCACTGGGGGACGAGATGGCTCATCACTTGTACGTACTTCAGGCCCTGATGCTGGGGCTGCTGGAGCCACGTATGCGGACACCACTAGACCCCTACAGCCAG GAGCAACGAGAGCAGCTGCAGGCCCTGCGCCAGGCTGCCTTTGAGTCAGAGGGAGAGCCCCTGGGCACTGGGCCGAGTGCCGATCGTCGCCGTTCCCTCTGTGCTCGCGAGTTCCACAAGCTGGGCTTCTCC AACAGCAATCCGGCGCAGGACCTGGAGCGCGTGCCCCCTGGCCTCCTAGCTCTGGACAACATGCTGTACTTCTCCAAGCATGCACCCAGCGCATACAGCCGG ttTGTGTTAGAGAATAGCAGCCGTGAGGACAAGCATGAGTGCCCCTTTGCCCGGAGCAGCATCCAGCTGACAGTGCTCCTGTGTGAACTGCTCCGGATTGGTGAACCCT GCTCCGAGACGGCTCAGGACTTTTCGCCCATGTTCTTTGGCCAAGACCAGAGCTTCCATGAGCTCTTCTGCGTGGGCATCCAGTTGCTGAATAAGACCTGGAAGGAGATGCGGGCTACGCAGGAGGACTTTGACaag GTCATGCAGGTGGTGCGGGAGCAGCTGGCCCGTACCCTGGCCCTGAAGCCCACCTCCCTGGAGCTCTTCCGAACCAAGGTGAACACGCTCACCTATGGGGAGGTGCTGCGGCTGAGGCAGACTGAGCGGCTGCATCAGGAGGGCACACTGGCTCCTCCCATACT GGAACTGCGGGAGAAGCTGAAGCCAGAGCTCCTGGGTCTGATCCGCCAGCAGCGCTTGCTCCGCCTCTGCGAGGGGACACGCTTCCACAAGATCAGCAGCCGGAGGCGCCAAG ACAAGCTGTGGTTCTGCTGCTTGTCCCCCAACCACAAAGTGCTACAGTATGGGGATGTGGAGGAGGGCACAGGCCCGCCAGCCCCTGAGAGCCTGGCTGAGCAGC TCCCCGTGGCTGACATCAGGGCACTGCTGACAGGCAGGGACTGCCCCCATGTCCGGGAGAAGGGCTCTGGGAAACAGAACAAG GACCTCTGCGAGTTGGCTTTCTCAGTCAGCTACAGCTGTGGGGAGGAGGAGGTCTACCTCAACTTCATTGCCCCCTCCAAGCGGGAG TTCTACCTGTGGACAGATGGGCTGAGTGCCCTGCTGGGCAGCCCCATGGGCAGCGAGCAGACCCGGCTGGACCTCGAGCAGCTGCTGACCATGGAGACCAAGCTGCGGTTGCTGGAGTTGGAGAATGTGCCCATCCCTGAGCAGCCGCCTcctgtgcccccaccccccaccaactTTAACTTCTGCTATGACTGCAGCATTGCCGAGCCTTGA